From Pseudobdellovibrio exovorus JSS, a single genomic window includes:
- a CDS encoding chemotaxis protein CheX: MAEPLIKHEVRDHYLLIELPKDMDKECATNLNIEIKNWLLQPAQLFVLDFREVSELNQLCYHPLLVLSQNIKMADKKLVSFNFKPSLLNQLKNDGMSSALNCIHDIREYFKQEKSAQTKPQKQIDVSMVNPFLAATKKTLELQANVQCEPLKPQFTYVDNKVYEQPIAIVGVISISTEKFKGSVTLAFPEKIFLKIYESMFGEKHEHINHEIEDAAGEILNIIYGSAKTVLNQEFGYQLKPELPTILSGERINIRQKTNEKVIILPFNTQHGQFQVEISFENEQAA, translated from the coding sequence ATGGCTGAGCCACTAATTAAACACGAGGTGCGTGATCACTATCTGTTGATTGAGCTGCCAAAAGATATGGATAAAGAATGTGCCACTAATCTTAATATCGAGATTAAGAACTGGCTTTTACAGCCAGCACAGCTATTTGTGCTCGATTTCCGCGAAGTGAGCGAACTGAATCAGCTTTGCTACCATCCCTTATTAGTTCTTTCACAAAATATTAAAATGGCAGACAAAAAACTGGTGAGTTTTAACTTCAAGCCCTCGCTGTTAAACCAACTTAAAAATGATGGGATGTCGAGCGCCTTAAATTGCATTCATGATATTCGTGAATACTTCAAACAAGAAAAAAGTGCACAGACGAAACCCCAGAAACAAATTGATGTGAGCATGGTTAATCCTTTCTTAGCGGCCACCAAGAAAACTCTAGAGCTGCAGGCCAACGTTCAGTGCGAGCCCCTAAAACCACAATTCACCTATGTTGACAACAAAGTTTATGAACAGCCTATTGCTATCGTCGGCGTGATTTCTATCTCGACAGAAAAATTTAAAGGCAGTGTGACCTTAGCTTTTCCAGAAAAAATCTTCTTAAAAATATATGAGTCCATGTTCGGAGAAAAACATGAACATATAAATCATGAAATTGAAGATGCCGCCGGAGAAATTCTAAATATTATCTACGGCTCTGCGAAAACAGTTTTAAATCAAGAGTTTGGATATCAGCTTAAACCAGAGCTGCCCACAATACTATCCGGAGAAAGAATTAATATACGTCAAAAAACAAATGAAAAGGTAATCATTCTACCCTTCAACACCCAGCACGGACAATTTCAGGTAGAAATATCTTTTGAAAACGAGCAAGCCGCTTAA
- a CDS encoding chemotaxis protein CheA, with protein sequence MDDFEKTLKLGFIDEALQLIEEFETLLLDLEQDASSKETIDGVFRLIHNIKGSSKAVGFDNLGAFCHELETYMLDIKNGTKKTTKATINKLLLSKDIMTKTLMSYKSNLDAVIDLSSEISMFQHKDEEIVDKNEASTKGAEAIASSSVDANADLPVEESTEVIDIKNFQNKKRLHAVVGADESVRVNLKRVDHLINSVGELVVLQAVLREQVLSHSSIHSKLGRVSEDIGKIIKEVQDLSMSLRMVPAKTLIQKLQRICRDTASGLGKDVKFTIHGEDTEIDKTILELISDPLVHLVRNAVDHGIETPPEREEQGKSPQAELLLSISYEGGKLLISVKDNGRGLNRERILQKAKEKGLLKEGVELSTQQIQELIFAPGFSTKQQVTEVSGRGVGMDVVRTSVENLGGQIEISSEAGMGTEFVVRLPLTLAIIDGMVVRVSGQQFVLPLAQVAETFKVESGQIKEGQSHGLFCLRGKDFPVFDAKQMLHHSKNESQQGNIGILSHAGSFSFVVLVDDIVGQQQIVIKQMGYELSHLRGYVGSAILGDGKPALIMDLAELIEQERLGA encoded by the coding sequence ATGGATGATTTTGAAAAGACGTTGAAACTTGGATTTATTGACGAAGCCCTACAACTTATTGAAGAGTTCGAGACCTTATTATTAGATCTCGAGCAGGATGCCTCTTCTAAAGAGACTATCGATGGGGTTTTTCGTCTGATTCACAATATCAAGGGCAGTTCAAAAGCTGTCGGCTTTGATAACCTAGGGGCCTTTTGCCATGAGCTCGAGACCTACATGCTCGACATTAAAAATGGCACTAAAAAGACGACGAAGGCGACTATAAATAAATTACTCTTATCTAAAGACATCATGACCAAGACTTTGATGTCCTACAAATCCAATTTAGATGCCGTTATTGATTTGAGTTCTGAAATCTCTATGTTTCAGCATAAAGATGAAGAGATTGTAGATAAAAACGAAGCTTCTACCAAGGGAGCTGAGGCGATAGCTTCTTCATCAGTAGACGCCAATGCCGATTTACCGGTAGAGGAGTCTACTGAAGTTATTGATATTAAAAACTTTCAAAATAAAAAGCGGCTGCATGCGGTGGTTGGTGCTGACGAATCCGTTCGCGTTAACCTCAAGCGTGTAGATCATCTTATCAACTCAGTGGGTGAGCTTGTGGTTTTGCAGGCCGTCCTACGTGAACAAGTGCTGAGCCATAGTTCCATTCACAGTAAACTGGGACGAGTGAGCGAAGATATTGGTAAAATTATTAAAGAAGTCCAAGATCTTTCTATGAGCCTTAGAATGGTGCCGGCAAAGACATTAATCCAAAAGCTACAAAGAATTTGCCGTGACACAGCCAGTGGATTAGGGAAAGACGTGAAATTCACTATTCATGGTGAAGACACAGAAATTGATAAGACGATCTTAGAGCTTATCAGCGATCCGTTAGTGCATTTAGTAAGAAATGCCGTGGATCACGGGATCGAAACACCTCCAGAGCGTGAAGAGCAAGGGAAATCCCCGCAAGCCGAGTTACTCCTGAGTATTTCCTATGAGGGTGGGAAGTTGCTTATCAGTGTGAAAGATAATGGACGCGGACTAAATCGCGAGCGTATTTTACAGAAGGCTAAAGAAAAAGGACTCTTAAAAGAAGGTGTTGAGCTGAGCACTCAGCAAATTCAAGAACTTATTTTTGCTCCAGGTTTTTCTACGAAACAGCAGGTGACAGAAGTTTCTGGGCGCGGTGTTGGTATGGATGTGGTTCGTACCAGCGTGGAAAATCTAGGTGGGCAGATCGAAATCAGTTCTGAAGCCGGAATGGGAACAGAGTTTGTTGTGCGTTTGCCACTGACGTTGGCCATCATTGATGGAATGGTGGTTCGAGTTTCTGGTCAGCAGTTTGTCTTGCCACTCGCACAAGTAGCCGAGACCTTTAAAGTTGAATCTGGTCAGATTAAAGAAGGCCAGAGTCACGGACTTTTTTGTCTGCGCGGGAAAGACTTTCCTGTATTTGATGCTAAACAAATGCTTCATCATTCTAAAAATGAATCTCAGCAGGGAAATATCGGAATACTTTCACATGCGGGAAGCTTCAGTTTTGTCGTTTTAGTTGACGACATTGTTGGTCAACAACAAATCGTCATCAAACAGATGGGGTACGAGTTGTCGCACCTGCGTGGATACGTGGGCAGTGCGATTCTAGGGGATGGTAAACCAGCCCTTATTATGGATTTAGCTGAATTAATTGAACAAGAACGTTTAGGTGCTTAA
- a CDS encoding chemotaxis protein CheW, with amino-acid sequence MSKYLSFHLGTENYAMPLLKVREVIGMPEITLVPHSSHHVLGVMNLRGQIITVIDMRTCLGLKAQQGHETTVIICEMPFGQIGMVVDAVNSVLSVAQEELAEVPAGSRASSQSYIVNIYRKEDQLTLILDVEQLISKEVNINFEALQINEAAKAS; translated from the coding sequence ATGAGTAAATATCTAAGTTTCCATTTAGGAACTGAAAATTATGCAATGCCACTTTTAAAAGTCAGAGAGGTCATCGGTATGCCCGAGATCACTCTGGTTCCTCATTCCAGTCACCATGTTCTAGGTGTTATGAATCTGCGTGGACAGATCATCACAGTGATTGATATGCGCACCTGCTTGGGACTAAAAGCTCAGCAAGGACATGAGACGACAGTTATTATTTGCGAGATGCCCTTCGGACAAATAGGTATGGTCGTTGATGCCGTTAACAGCGTATTGTCTGTGGCACAAGAAGAGTTAGCTGAAGTACCAGCGGGATCTCGCGCCTCTTCGCAGTCTTATATCGTCAATATCTATCGCAAAGAGGATCAGCTGACATTGATATTAGATGTAGAGCAATTAATCTCGAAAGAAGTGAATATCAATTTTGAGGCTTTGCAAATAAATGAAGCGGCGAAGGCTTCTTAA
- a CDS encoding methyl-accepting chemotaxis protein: MLSDLSIKGRVALFITIGFIVTILVGILSSQALQQVATVSADVTRAKFAIQASLGVAFIVLIAVGYFVWNSIFQEMSKTQQDLSKQLLQFKKSSEKNFESYTSLSRSTEALAHKTQESNSSLDQLKQMLHRTDEFADKSHQRANDSHMAAVAGKKSVAEMMQSMSDIESSNNEVMKAVTDSNESLSEVTQIISSIEAKTKIINDIVFQTKLLSFNASVEAARAGEHGKGFSVVAEEVGNLAQLSGVAAQEISKILEESVQAVQSLIQKTNERVQPLIKEGQKRVAKGKAVATQCEESLDKIVREVAEVNKIIDDISQASKQQRQNLDDIKKAMLEMDQLIQQKPEVAPPTSVKAPEMKLLKTEDKTEYKKEHKKEQRLKVAKESVVEVKPQKNVVSFSLNNKKVEPAPAKVVAKKAREVKIKSVANGSDFPSGDDPRFEEF, translated from the coding sequence ATGCTTTCTGATTTGAGCATTAAAGGCCGCGTTGCCTTATTTATTACAATTGGGTTTATCGTGACTATCCTTGTCGGGATATTGAGTTCGCAGGCTTTACAGCAAGTGGCTACAGTATCTGCGGATGTGACACGAGCAAAGTTTGCTATTCAGGCCTCACTAGGAGTCGCTTTTATTGTACTTATAGCTGTGGGTTATTTCGTTTGGAATTCTATTTTTCAAGAGATGAGCAAGACGCAGCAGGATCTATCAAAACAGCTCCTCCAGTTTAAAAAGTCCTCAGAAAAAAACTTTGAATCGTACACGAGTTTGAGTCGTAGCACAGAGGCTCTAGCCCATAAGACTCAAGAGTCTAACAGTTCGTTAGATCAGCTTAAACAAATGCTACACCGAACAGATGAGTTTGCTGATAAATCACATCAAAGAGCCAATGATAGTCATATGGCTGCCGTAGCTGGTAAAAAATCGGTGGCCGAGATGATGCAGTCTATGTCCGATATTGAAAGTAGCAATAACGAGGTCATGAAGGCTGTCACAGATTCTAATGAAAGTCTTTCGGAAGTGACACAGATCATTTCAAGCATCGAAGCGAAGACTAAAATTATTAACGATATAGTATTTCAAACAAAGTTATTGTCATTTAATGCCTCTGTCGAAGCCGCACGCGCGGGCGAGCATGGTAAAGGCTTTTCTGTAGTGGCGGAAGAGGTGGGAAACTTAGCTCAGCTGAGCGGCGTTGCCGCACAGGAAATATCTAAGATTTTAGAAGAAAGCGTGCAAGCCGTTCAGAGTTTAATTCAAAAAACCAATGAGCGCGTTCAGCCTTTAATCAAAGAAGGGCAAAAGCGAGTGGCAAAAGGCAAAGCCGTTGCAACGCAATGTGAAGAGTCGTTGGATAAAATTGTGAGGGAAGTAGCTGAGGTGAATAAGATTATTGATGATATTTCGCAGGCCTCTAAACAGCAAAGGCAAAATCTTGATGATATTAAAAAGGCCATGCTTGAAATGGATCAGCTCATCCAACAAAAACCTGAGGTAGCACCGCCGACTTCTGTAAAAGCTCCAGAAATGAAATTGCTCAAAACAGAAGATAAAACAGAATACAAAAAAGAGCATAAAAAAGAACAGCGTCTCAAAGTTGCCAAAGAGTCGGTAGTTGAAGTAAAGCCCCAGAAAAATGTGGTGTCCTTTTCTTTAAATAACAAGAAGGTCGAGCCAGCACCAGCTAAAGTTGTAGCCAAGAAGGCACGTGAAGTAAAAATAAAATCTGTAGCTAACGGGTCGGATTTCCCCAGTGGAGATGATCCCCGTTTCGAGGAGTTTTAA
- a CDS encoding CheR family methyltransferase: MAFSQDTAIMAIAREISQHSGVQLGENQKEMIVSRLKRRMYSLGMRCESEYVEFYLNNRKEEFRHLLSLFTTHHTFFFREFKQFEFLRDSLLDRIVRAARDRGEKLIRIWSAACSKGHEVYSLAAFLLPILEKKYPDMRLQIIGTDIDEISVDFAKNAVFLKKEIDGIPLAYQSGNFVRGHSGLENYVRVHSKIREICQFFKANLLDSQTWPSGSFDFIFCRNVFIYFSSRDIGKILPELNAKMHSDGGLFLGLTENINGIQTPLKCVGPSVFSTSQLLPQGTMSKPIRRVLCVDDSPTVLDILKMIFTRESGYELAAIAKNGKEAVEVLKTQKFDLITLDIHMPIMSGIEFMQSHYKAGMPPVLVVSSVERTESNLALEMIKKGAQDYIQKPELKNLSSYKDEILLKAKIITERSSLGNKEVDNALDRQFATSESLGLSSIKNPKCIALFFKEEDVESVKRFIAENSSANIFFKLVCSFSGDEEEFINHHFLNMRAYVNEVFRINPLRRSFHLPSADVGVVMSSFAIDQLKSLKLMNYDVFLAEESYSHERILLSEKFDLFPQASLAYMVQKRLKERQAVAV; this comes from the coding sequence ATGGCATTTTCACAGGACACGGCCATCATGGCAATAGCACGGGAAATTTCGCAGCATTCGGGTGTACAATTAGGTGAAAACCAAAAAGAAATGATTGTCAGTCGCCTCAAGCGAAGAATGTACAGTTTGGGGATGCGCTGCGAATCAGAGTACGTAGAGTTCTATTTGAATAATCGTAAAGAAGAATTTCGGCACCTGCTTTCGCTATTTACCACTCATCACACATTCTTCTTTCGTGAGTTTAAGCAATTTGAATTTTTGCGCGACAGTTTGTTAGATCGCATTGTCAGAGCAGCCCGTGATCGCGGTGAAAAACTTATTAGAATCTGGTCGGCGGCCTGCAGTAAAGGTCACGAAGTGTATTCTTTAGCAGCTTTCTTGCTGCCCATCCTTGAAAAAAAGTATCCTGATATGCGGCTGCAAATTATCGGAACAGATATAGATGAAATATCCGTGGACTTTGCCAAAAATGCTGTTTTCTTAAAAAAAGAAATTGATGGGATTCCATTGGCCTATCAGAGCGGCAACTTCGTTCGCGGCCATTCAGGTCTAGAAAACTATGTACGGGTGCATTCCAAAATTCGTGAGATATGCCAATTTTTTAAAGCCAACCTCTTAGATTCGCAGACGTGGCCAAGTGGTTCTTTCGATTTTATTTTTTGTCGGAATGTGTTTATTTATTTTTCCTCACGAGATATTGGTAAAATTCTTCCAGAGCTGAATGCCAAAATGCATTCAGATGGAGGGCTTTTTTTAGGTTTAACAGAAAATATAAATGGAATCCAGACGCCGCTTAAATGTGTGGGGCCTTCTGTGTTTTCGACCTCTCAGTTGCTTCCTCAGGGGACTATGTCTAAACCAATTCGGCGCGTTCTGTGTGTGGATGATTCTCCGACAGTTTTAGATATTCTTAAGATGATATTTACACGCGAGTCGGGTTACGAACTTGCGGCCATTGCAAAAAATGGCAAAGAAGCTGTAGAGGTTTTAAAAACACAAAAATTCGATCTTATCACTTTAGATATCCACATGCCGATCATGTCAGGGATTGAATTTATGCAGTCCCATTATAAAGCTGGGATGCCGCCAGTATTGGTCGTCAGTTCTGTGGAACGAACGGAGTCGAATCTTGCTTTGGAAATGATTAAAAAAGGCGCTCAGGATTACATTCAAAAGCCAGAGTTAAAAAATCTTTCGTCCTACAAAGATGAGATTTTACTAAAAGCCAAAATAATCACTGAACGCAGTAGCTTAGGAAATAAAGAAGTGGATAATGCGCTGGATCGCCAATTTGCAACATCTGAAAGTCTAGGTCTTAGCTCTATAAAAAATCCAAAGTGTATAGCGCTGTTTTTTAAAGAAGAAGATGTGGAATCTGTAAAGCGATTTATAGCAGAAAACAGTTCTGCAAATATTTTCTTTAAGCTGGTCTGTTCGTTTTCTGGGGACGAAGAAGAATTTATTAATCATCATTTTTTAAATATGCGGGCTTACGTGAATGAAGTTTTTCGTATAAATCCGTTAAGGCGTTCGTTTCACCTGCCTTCGGCTGATGTAGGCGTCGTGATGAGCTCGTTTGCTATTGATCAGCTTAAAAGTTTAAAGCTAATGAACTATGATGTGTTTTTAGCCGAAGAATCTTACAGTCATGAGCGAATATTACTTTCTGAAAAGTTTGATCTATTTCCACAGGCGAGTTTAGCCTATATGGTTCAAAAACGCTTAAAAGAAAGACAAGCTGTGGCCGTATGA
- a CDS encoding protein-glutamate methylesterase/protein-glutamine glutaminase, which translates to MKYSAGIWILILTEDAHKIEYIPEQKLKYLNLQDRISDLIGTVLERVKAIKAVLINYSEDQFQKSIPLSLKNKTSFVARSNDCEIFYDEVTQKVRVSRDEQKFPLKVLIVDDSATMRAILKKIIQSDSRFQVTHETGSPNEALNLIRQNEFDLITMDLHMPEMTGADLIKLYFAEKKIPTVVISSLRAEESDLVLQSLENGAVDYLQKPEQSHLSDVGHEIIQRLLTAASAQVSSHHTTIKNTRHDFRSVQGLLCIGASTGGTQAIKNVLQQFGAHIPPTVIVQHIPAVFSKAFADRLNQLFSFEVKEAEDGDLILPDRVLIAPGGKQMRVVRSGSGMKVRVEEAPPVNRHKPSVDYLFRSVVDFCDSVRVVGVILTGMGADGAEGLFQLKQRGAYTVAQDEKTSVVYGMPREAVERKAVKKVTSVFNMAEEIFRGFGPER; encoded by the coding sequence ATGAAATACAGTGCAGGGATTTGGATTCTTATTCTGACTGAAGATGCTCATAAGATCGAGTACATCCCAGAGCAAAAACTGAAGTATTTAAATTTGCAGGATAGAATCTCAGACCTTATAGGAACAGTACTTGAACGTGTGAAGGCCATAAAAGCGGTACTGATTAACTATTCAGAGGATCAATTTCAAAAAAGCATTCCTTTATCCTTAAAAAATAAAACAAGTTTTGTTGCAAGGTCTAATGATTGTGAGATTTTTTATGATGAAGTCACGCAAAAGGTGCGCGTTTCGCGGGACGAGCAAAAGTTTCCATTAAAAGTTCTTATCGTGGATGATTCGGCCACAATGCGGGCGATTTTAAAGAAAATCATTCAATCCGATTCACGCTTTCAAGTAACACATGAAACAGGAAGCCCGAATGAGGCGTTAAATTTAATTCGTCAGAATGAGTTTGATCTCATCACTATGGATCTGCACATGCCAGAAATGACGGGAGCCGATTTAATAAAGTTATACTTTGCTGAAAAGAAGATACCTACAGTAGTTATCAGTTCTTTGCGTGCAGAAGAATCTGATCTTGTTTTGCAGAGTTTAGAAAATGGAGCGGTAGATTATCTACAAAAACCAGAACAGAGTCATTTGTCAGATGTTGGACACGAGATCATTCAAAGGCTTTTGACGGCGGCTTCTGCGCAAGTCAGCAGTCATCATACGACGATCAAAAACACGCGACATGATTTTCGCAGTGTTCAGGGTTTGCTTTGTATAGGGGCTTCAACGGGTGGAACTCAGGCGATAAAAAACGTTCTTCAGCAGTTTGGGGCGCATATTCCTCCGACGGTCATTGTTCAACATATTCCGGCGGTCTTTTCAAAGGCCTTCGCGGATCGACTGAATCAACTTTTCTCGTTCGAAGTCAAAGAGGCTGAAGATGGCGATTTGATTTTACCTGATCGTGTGCTGATTGCTCCTGGAGGTAAGCAGATGCGTGTGGTTCGCTCAGGAAGTGGGATGAAAGTTCGCGTAGAAGAAGCTCCACCAGTCAATCGTCATAAGCCCTCAGTCGATTATCTTTTTAGATCTGTAGTTGATTTTTGTGACTCTGTGCGCGTCGTGGGTGTGATCTTAACAGGTATGGGTGCCGACGGAGCCGAGGGGCTATTCCAACTTAAGCAACGGGGAGCCTATACAGTGGCTCAAGATGAAAAAACATCTGTCGTCTATGGGATGCCACGTGAAGCGGTCGAACGTAAAGCTGTTAAAAAAGTGACATCGGTTTTTAACATGGCAGAAGAGATCTTCCGTGGATTTGGACCAGAACGATAA
- a CDS encoding response regulator transcription factor: protein MATKMTEKMTDKISDKKKLLIVDDDKYVCDAYSQSLQDDFDVITTEDASIAYKISVQNHVDAILLDINLGDQDGIELCRQLRQNPLSQKIPILLMTGFTNREKILASFRGGADDYIEKPIEPEILVERINARIRRIEDIGGRSDSIGNLKVFFDRNEIELNGKVHGLSQIELSLLKIFVMNVNKKVSREDILSIVWKNTVVEQRTVDVHISTLRKKLKDFNHQIDSLYGSGYILRPRSVVGRAL, encoded by the coding sequence ATGGCAACTAAAATGACAGAAAAAATGACTGACAAGATATCAGATAAGAAGAAGCTTCTCATCGTAGATGATGATAAGTATGTCTGCGACGCGTATTCACAGAGCTTACAGGACGATTTTGATGTGATCACGACAGAAGACGCCAGTATTGCTTATAAGATTTCAGTACAAAATCACGTGGATGCGATACTTCTTGATATTAATCTAGGAGATCAGGATGGGATTGAACTCTGTCGCCAGTTACGCCAGAATCCGCTGTCGCAAAAGATTCCTATCTTGTTAATGACAGGATTTACTAATCGAGAAAAGATCTTAGCGTCATTTCGCGGAGGTGCCGATGACTATATCGAAAAGCCAATCGAGCCAGAAATTTTAGTTGAAAGAATCAATGCCCGTATTCGACGTATAGAAGATATTGGCGGACGTTCAGACAGTATTGGTAATCTAAAAGTTTTCTTTGATAGGAATGAAATTGAGCTCAATGGTAAAGTGCATGGTCTTAGCCAGATTGAGCTATCACTCCTTAAGATTTTTGTCATGAATGTAAATAAAAAAGTAAGTCGAGAAGACATTTTAAGCATAGTATGGAAAAACACTGTGGTCGAGCAAAGAACAGTCGATGTGCATATCAGCACATTAAGAAAAAAATTGAAAGACTTCAATCATCAGATTGATTCCCTATATGGAAGTGGTTATATCCTTCGCCCGCGTAGTGTTGTCGGACGAGCACTATAA
- a CDS encoding PAS domain-containing sensor histidine kinase: MWALSALVFLLTTGAFVFQLKIIPERSLIAIQAALILGLLCLFWVPTIFSQVRSRSNKSKTEKESHQRREFLEKLFSSLEEVAIISVADQSGKIIFANRQFCKISGYSVDELIGQDHRIVNSGYHPSDFFKTMWMTIKNGDVWQGEVKNLKKEGGYYWVKTYVVPLFDPERNMNEYVSFRFDITSEKEFEEIYRQEHLKNIHMNRLAALGEMVGTTAHEINNPMAAIGAYLSFMSKCLKSEDVTQYSDELNDNIIKARIQIQRILKIINGLREFVRSGENIEAEVVSLQSIIENAVTLCSGEISKKNVTVKVDIQETIVRVNPVQLEQVFVNLIMNALDAVATLQDKWIEINSRWISDQTIEVRVVDSGFGIDAKVAERIMLPFFSTKNKGSGTGLGLSISRGIVEQQNGQLYLDQKSPNTAFVIRLPIYLVSSSHHIEDLIGHHIRHRQKIIELLNSNFIIDPESGFEEVVADIGKWYEAIEQGYRQDPNFVKIQKLYPEFIQSVRSLLKRSQSNDRTVVYDAAQGSSSSYDLQSRKIVSCLQAFKSVQIKSHVV, from the coding sequence ATGTGGGCTCTGTCTGCATTGGTATTTTTACTGACGACTGGGGCTTTCGTGTTTCAATTGAAAATTATACCTGAAAGATCTTTGATCGCCATTCAGGCGGCGTTAATATTGGGACTACTCTGTCTATTTTGGGTGCCCACCATATTTTCACAGGTGCGAAGTCGGTCGAATAAAAGCAAAACCGAAAAAGAGTCACATCAAAGACGAGAGTTTTTAGAAAAGCTTTTTTCTTCTTTAGAAGAAGTGGCGATCATATCCGTTGCAGATCAATCTGGAAAAATTATTTTTGCAAATAGACAGTTCTGTAAAATATCAGGTTACTCAGTAGATGAATTAATCGGCCAAGACCACAGAATTGTAAATTCTGGATATCATCCTTCTGACTTTTTTAAAACTATGTGGATGACTATAAAAAACGGAGATGTTTGGCAGGGAGAGGTGAAGAACCTTAAAAAAGAAGGAGGATATTACTGGGTTAAAACCTATGTTGTTCCTTTATTTGATCCTGAACGAAATATGAATGAATATGTTTCTTTCCGTTTTGATATTACTTCTGAAAAAGAATTCGAAGAGATCTACAGACAAGAACATCTTAAAAATATCCATATGAATCGCTTAGCAGCCTTGGGGGAAATGGTGGGCACTACGGCCCATGAAATTAATAATCCTATGGCGGCGATTGGGGCTTACCTCTCTTTTATGAGCAAGTGTCTGAAGTCAGAAGATGTGACTCAGTATTCTGATGAACTGAATGATAACATCATCAAAGCCCGTATACAAATTCAGCGAATATTGAAAATTATTAATGGCCTCAGAGAGTTTGTGCGATCCGGAGAAAATATTGAAGCGGAAGTGGTGAGTCTGCAATCCATTATAGAAAATGCAGTGACTTTGTGCTCCGGAGAGATCAGCAAGAAAAACGTAACAGTCAAGGTTGATATTCAAGAGACTATTGTCCGCGTGAATCCAGTGCAACTCGAGCAAGTTTTTGTGAACTTGATTATGAATGCTTTGGATGCTGTAGCGACCTTGCAAGACAAGTGGATAGAAATAAATTCTAGATGGATTTCTGATCAAACAATTGAAGTCAGAGTTGTAGACTCTGGATTTGGAATTGATGCTAAAGTTGCTGAACGTATCATGCTGCCATTTTTCAGCACAAAAAATAAAGGCTCCGGAACGGGATTGGGTTTGAGTATTTCTCGGGGCATTGTCGAGCAACAAAATGGTCAGCTGTATCTAGATCAGAAGTCGCCCAATACGGCATTTGTTATTCGATTGCCTATCTATCTCGTTTCATCATCGCATCATATTGAAGATCTTATTGGGCACCATATTCGTCATCGTCAGAAGATTATTGAGCTGCTCAATAGTAATTTCATCATAGATCCTGAAAGTGGATTTGAAGAGGTAGTGGCTGATATCGGGAAATGGTATGAGGCGATCGAACAGGGCTATCGTCAAGATCCCAACTTTGTTAAAATACAGAAGCTCTACCCAGAGTTTATTCAGTCAGTGCGTTCATTATTAAAACGTTCGCAATCTAATGATCGAACTGTTGTTTACGATGCGGCTCAAGGTTCATCATCAAGCTATGATTTACAATCCAGAAAAATCGTGAGCTGCCTGCAAGCGTTTAAGTCCGTGCAAATAAAGAGTCATGTGGTATGA
- a CDS encoding ankyrin repeat domain-containing protein: protein MSAGDWKEMHAAATRGDLNLVRYHIQNGVNPNYQHPEIMSTPLVASILNSHQDISLYLLDNGADPNLLSEFDNMTPFQAIRHQPDEVVFAKLVEQGMAQSESWFGRLQSWIRGIFKS, encoded by the coding sequence ATGTCAGCGGGAGACTGGAAAGAAATGCATGCGGCCGCTACGCGCGGAGATTTAAATCTAGTTCGATATCATATCCAAAATGGTGTGAACCCTAACTACCAGCACCCTGAAATTATGTCGACTCCCTTGGTGGCGAGTATTCTGAATAGTCATCAAGATATTTCTTTATATCTTTTAGATAATGGGGCAGATCCGAATCTGTTGTCTGAGTTTGATAACATGACTCCTTTTCAAGCGATTCGTCATCAACCAGATGAGGTTGTCTTTGCAAAACTGGTAGAGCAAGGAATGGCTCAATCTGAGTCGTGGTTTGGCCGTTTACAGTCTTGGATCAGAGGAATTTTTAAAAGTTAA